A stretch of the Methylacidiphilum caldifontis genome encodes the following:
- a CDS encoding D-alanine--D-alanine ligase — MMNPALPKHITVLKGGPSEEREISLKTAKAVEDALSSLGYEVSSVDVTDEKFEIPKGTEFCFLCIHGSFGEDGQIQRLLMRWGIPFTGSDAASSEKAFDKAWSKILFVQGGIPTPPFCVVGEKEKIPFDPPYVIKPSRQGSSIGIEFVYDINELGLAIKKSSQYDHIVIAEALVKGKELTVGILDDKALPIVEIRPKEGFYDYHHKYTKGASAYFCPAPLSADQTAAVQKTALDAFHVLGCSVYGRVDIILAENGIPWVLEINTIPGMTETSLFPMAAKASGIPFAQLCEKIVEISYFKWKTR, encoded by the coding sequence ATGATGAATCCAGCTTTACCCAAACATATCACTGTTTTGAAAGGAGGGCCTTCAGAAGAAAGGGAAATATCCCTTAAAACCGCCAAAGCCGTGGAAGATGCGCTTTCTTCTTTGGGCTATGAGGTGAGTTCTGTTGATGTGACCGATGAAAAGTTTGAAATTCCAAAGGGTACAGAGTTCTGTTTTTTATGTATTCATGGCTCATTTGGAGAAGATGGACAGATACAGAGGCTTTTAATGCGGTGGGGAATCCCTTTTACAGGAAGCGATGCTGCTTCAAGTGAAAAAGCATTTGATAAAGCTTGGAGTAAGATCTTATTTGTGCAAGGGGGAATCCCTACACCTCCCTTTTGCGTCGTTGGGGAAAAGGAAAAGATCCCTTTTGATCCCCCATACGTCATTAAACCTTCAAGGCAAGGTTCAAGTATCGGTATAGAGTTTGTTTATGATATTAATGAGTTGGGTTTAGCGATTAAAAAATCGAGTCAATATGATCATATTGTTATTGCTGAAGCACTTGTAAAAGGCAAGGAGTTAACTGTGGGGATCTTGGATGACAAGGCTCTTCCCATTGTTGAAATTAGACCTAAAGAAGGCTTTTATGACTATCATCATAAATACACCAAAGGAGCTTCTGCATATTTTTGTCCTGCTCCATTATCCGCAGATCAAACTGCTGCGGTACAAAAAACAGCTCTTGATGCTTTTCATGTATTAGGATGCTCTGTCTATGGAAGGGTGGATATTATCTTGGCTGAAAATGGAATTCCTTGGGTCCTGGAAATCAACACCATACCGGGAATGACCGAAACCAGTTTATTCCCCATGGCGGCAAAAGCTTCTGGAATACCCTTTGCTCAACTTTGCGAAAAGATCGTCGAGATTTCTTATTTTAAGTGGAAAACTCGTTGA
- the ftsA gene encoding cell division protein FtsA, whose amino-acid sequence MFWKKEWPILVGLEIGTSKIACSVAELRNEGQLYLLGIAEAPSLNVRKGEIVDFELAQKSIQDALVVAESKTNVEIEEVYLAVSGAHIRSFNSKVVIGLGEEGDRIDQKHLNELRNLVRQQSLPTGQILLHDLLKAYYLDDGTVTENPIGLFSKKLAAEYHLISGIATRLQTTIRCVKELSIDIRHYCLSIFATALAVLTRDQKIRGAIVIDLGAGLSDYIVYHKGIIVHSGVIGVGQDHLTNDLALALRIPFPQAEEIKRHFGSFRSDKEHLKKRVSLSGQSLTEEKLVPYHSIVKILKARQLEIFEIIKEDLENQSFWPHFTGDIYLTGGGCMIEGIEEIAQEIFGHPVKVAEPLHFEGDQSYLHRPDLYTVLGLLRYARVFELENIKTGPLDKMRSSLMKILGKLNF is encoded by the coding sequence ATGTTTTGGAAAAAAGAGTGGCCAATTCTTGTTGGGTTGGAGATCGGTACGAGTAAAATTGCCTGTTCAGTGGCCGAACTGAGAAATGAAGGCCAACTTTACCTTTTAGGGATTGCTGAAGCTCCTTCTCTCAATGTGAGAAAGGGAGAAATTGTAGACTTTGAGTTAGCCCAAAAATCGATTCAAGATGCCCTTGTAGTAGCCGAATCCAAAACGAATGTTGAGATTGAGGAAGTTTATTTAGCCGTTAGTGGTGCTCATATTCGGTCGTTTAATTCAAAAGTCGTTATTGGCCTTGGAGAAGAGGGTGACCGGATTGATCAAAAGCATTTGAACGAACTTCGTAATCTTGTCAGACAACAAAGTCTACCCACTGGGCAAATTCTTTTACACGACCTATTGAAGGCTTATTATCTTGATGATGGAACCGTTACAGAAAATCCAATTGGTCTTTTTTCCAAAAAGTTGGCCGCTGAATATCATTTAATTTCAGGCATAGCGACCCGTTTGCAAACGACTATCCGCTGTGTTAAAGAACTTTCTATTGATATTCGTCATTACTGTTTGAGCATTTTTGCTACAGCCCTAGCTGTTTTAACTCGCGACCAAAAAATTCGAGGCGCTATCGTCATTGATCTTGGAGCTGGTCTTTCAGATTATATTGTCTATCACAAGGGGATCATTGTCCATTCAGGAGTTATTGGTGTAGGACAAGATCATCTCACCAATGACCTCGCTTTGGCTTTAAGGATACCTTTTCCCCAAGCTGAAGAGATAAAAAGACATTTTGGATCCTTTCGCTCTGATAAAGAACATCTTAAAAAAAGGGTTTCTCTCAGTGGACAATCACTTACTGAAGAGAAATTGGTTCCCTATCATAGCATTGTAAAAATATTGAAAGCTAGGCAGCTGGAGATCTTCGAAATTATTAAGGAAGACCTAGAAAATCAATCCTTTTGGCCTCATTTTACTGGCGATATCTATCTCACAGGCGGAGGATGCATGATTGAGGGAATAGAAGAGATAGCCCAAGAGATTTTTGGTCATCCTGTTAAGGTTGCAGAACCGCTTCATTTTGAAGGAGATCAATCCTACTTGCACAGACCAGACCTTTATACGGTTCTAGGCCTTCTGAGATATGCTCGAGTATTCGAACTAGAGAATATCAAAACAGGACCGTTAGATAAAATGAGATCTTCATTAATGAAAATACTAGGAAAATTAAATTTTTGA
- a CDS encoding cell division protein FtsQ/DivIB, with protein sequence MMKLIKKGKKKKKNRLKKATMEVLDPEALKTDAKRKDKIRILVGSLLFLIILGIVTALGVEGWVYLKSQWLVHYGYVLKKVDIEEIGSGRIAKEEIISASKLHIGDNIFDISLKDVYSKLCSLQEVDKVVIRRQLPDRIFIRVWERKPLVRLALKTKLNKKYCLDEKGYPFLTENREDILSLPEMVGIPLKVVEAKKRIEEPEVTAAINLLHILENSSLHFVFEPQTIDVSRPFSIGLLTRDGVRLTFRINHLNDQVNRLQKIYSFSQSHGRKISMVDLTPDQNVPVIFQ encoded by the coding sequence ATGATGAAACTGATAAAAAAGGGAAAAAAGAAAAAAAAGAATCGGCTTAAAAAAGCTACAATGGAAGTTTTAGATCCCGAAGCTTTGAAAACGGATGCAAAAAGAAAAGACAAGATCAGGATTTTGGTGGGCTCCCTTTTATTTTTGATCATTCTAGGTATTGTTACGGCTTTAGGGGTTGAAGGCTGGGTTTATCTCAAAAGCCAGTGGTTAGTGCATTATGGGTATGTGCTTAAAAAAGTAGATATTGAGGAAATTGGGTCAGGTCGTATCGCCAAGGAAGAAATTATAAGTGCTTCAAAATTGCATATTGGAGATAATATTTTTGATATCTCATTGAAAGATGTTTATTCAAAACTGTGCTCACTTCAAGAAGTGGATAAGGTAGTTATCCGCAGACAGCTTCCTGATCGAATTTTTATTCGTGTTTGGGAAAGGAAACCCCTGGTCAGACTTGCACTTAAAACTAAACTGAATAAAAAGTATTGTCTGGATGAAAAAGGATATCCTTTTTTAACTGAAAATAGGGAGGATATTCTTTCTTTACCCGAAATGGTAGGGATACCTTTAAAAGTTGTAGAAGCCAAAAAAAGGATTGAAGAGCCTGAGGTTACCGCAGCGATTAATCTTCTTCATATCTTGGAAAACTCTTCTTTGCACTTTGTTTTTGAACCGCAGACCATTGATGTATCAAGACCTTTTTCTATTGGTTTGCTGACAAGAGATGGTGTAAGATTGACATTTCGAATCAACCATTTGAATGATCAGGTGAATAGGCTCCAAAAAATTTATTCTTTTTCTCAAAGTCATGGACGAAAAATTTCTATGGTTGATTTGACACCCGATCAGAATGTGCCTGTAATTTTTCAATAA
- the murC gene encoding UDP-N-acetylmuramate--L-alanine ligase, whose amino-acid sequence MSFPKNEVILNILKNKESKIHLLGVCGSGMAPLATLLLAKGYRVSGSDCEPTEKVKQLMELGMKFYPYHDHGHVISADLVCFSSAIPPDNPEYRACLEQGIHLVRRAFLLSLLALDKKVILVTGMHGKSTTSGMIAWILRECGLDPSYYVGAETLSPGGSAYLGQGEYMVIEGDESDGSFLYFSPHYLIVLNIEEEHLNYYSNIDSILLTFKEMVARTKDTVIFNQDDPHCRTVINQGDKKALGYSLKEKGSDFWVGSQVDFLGYPLYRAESKLCDIRLQIPGIQNVQNAIAALSLTTTIGVSPLSASRCLTRFRGIKRRFEIKYKGQDYEVVDDYAHHPTEIKATLRSAKGRGKRTVALFQPHRYSRVKKLIPLFTHAFNDADVVVVTEIFGAGESSNGVDGELLAKAIKEGGHPAVFFEKDLERTARRTLSVIQPGDTIISLGAGDIYKTSEKLARYLRMIDELKTRVSVETKVVMNEPLSRHTTLRVGGPAEIWAEPATEEDLATLLRFANEQKLPVVWIGRGTNLLVRDGGIKGLCIQLSHPHFCEIRFVDDSIHAGSGAKLRTIVYEAKNRGLGGLSFLEGIPGSLGGALRMNAGAMGGSTMDVVKRIRFMDMEGNRGEIDRKDLEVFYRKVPFFETHIALSAELIAKPMDKETIAKELKEFSAKRVESQPAGSSAGCIFKNPKEIPAGKLIDELGLKNLSIGKARVSDEHGNFIVNDGGATAKDILELIALIKKVALEKRGIALETEVVILGEE is encoded by the coding sequence ATGTCTTTCCCAAAGAACGAAGTCATTTTAAATATTTTAAAAAACAAAGAATCGAAGATTCATTTGCTGGGAGTCTGTGGAAGTGGAATGGCTCCTTTGGCTACATTGTTGCTTGCCAAAGGTTACCGTGTTAGTGGATCAGACTGCGAACCAACCGAGAAAGTAAAACAGCTGATGGAGTTGGGGATGAAGTTTTACCCTTATCATGACCACGGCCATGTGATATCAGCAGATTTAGTCTGTTTTTCTTCAGCTATTCCTCCAGATAACCCTGAATATAGGGCTTGCCTTGAACAGGGAATACACCTTGTTAGGCGAGCTTTCCTTCTTTCTCTTCTTGCTTTGGATAAAAAAGTCATTTTGGTCACCGGGATGCATGGCAAAAGTACAACCTCAGGGATGATCGCATGGATTCTAAGAGAATGTGGCCTGGATCCCTCCTATTACGTCGGAGCGGAAACTCTTTCTCCTGGGGGAAGTGCCTATTTAGGCCAGGGAGAATATATGGTTATTGAAGGTGATGAGAGTGATGGCAGCTTTCTTTATTTTTCCCCCCACTATCTGATTGTGTTGAATATAGAAGAAGAGCATCTCAATTATTATTCGAATATCGACTCTATTCTTTTGACTTTTAAAGAAATGGTAGCCCGGACCAAGGACACGGTGATATTCAATCAAGATGACCCTCACTGTAGGACGGTTATTAATCAAGGAGATAAAAAGGCTTTGGGCTATAGTTTAAAAGAAAAAGGTTCGGATTTCTGGGTGGGTTCCCAAGTAGACTTTCTAGGTTATCCTCTGTATAGAGCTGAGAGTAAGTTATGTGATATTAGACTGCAGATACCTGGAATTCAAAATGTTCAAAACGCTATTGCTGCCTTATCGCTAACCACTACCATTGGGGTTTCTCCGCTTTCTGCATCTCGTTGTCTTACTCGTTTTCGAGGAATTAAAAGACGATTTGAAATAAAATACAAAGGGCAAGATTATGAAGTTGTCGATGATTATGCCCATCATCCCACAGAGATAAAAGCGACATTGAGATCCGCAAAAGGTAGGGGAAAGAGAACAGTGGCTTTATTTCAGCCCCACCGCTACAGCCGGGTAAAAAAATTGATCCCTCTTTTTACCCATGCTTTTAATGATGCCGATGTCGTCGTCGTTACGGAAATATTTGGAGCCGGTGAGTCCTCAAATGGGGTTGATGGAGAGTTGTTGGCAAAGGCAATAAAAGAAGGAGGACATCCTGCAGTTTTTTTTGAAAAAGATTTGGAACGAACTGCCCGTAGGACACTATCGGTTATTCAACCTGGAGATACGATCATATCCCTGGGTGCAGGAGATATTTATAAAACTTCGGAAAAACTAGCGAGGTATCTGCGTATGATTGATGAGCTTAAAACTAGAGTGTCGGTTGAAACAAAAGTAGTGATGAATGAGCCTTTGAGTAGGCATACAACCTTGAGAGTAGGTGGACCTGCAGAAATTTGGGCTGAACCAGCAACCGAAGAGGACCTTGCTACACTTTTAAGGTTTGCCAATGAGCAAAAGCTTCCTGTTGTTTGGATTGGAAGAGGAACAAATCTTCTTGTGCGTGATGGAGGTATTAAGGGGCTCTGCATTCAGTTGAGTCATCCTCATTTCTGTGAGATTAGGTTTGTAGATGATTCGATCCATGCAGGCAGTGGGGCTAAGCTAAGAACAATTGTCTATGAAGCAAAAAACCGTGGACTGGGTGGACTTTCTTTCCTTGAAGGAATTCCGGGTAGTTTAGGGGGGGCTTTAAGGATGAATGCAGGAGCCATGGGAGGATCAACCATGGATGTCGTTAAAAGGATAAGGTTTATGGATATGGAAGGGAATAGGGGAGAAATTGACCGGAAGGATCTAGAGGTTTTTTACCGAAAAGTGCCTTTTTTTGAAACTCATATCGCTCTTTCAGCTGAGCTTATAGCCAAGCCCATGGACAAGGAGACCATTGCAAAAGAATTAAAGGAATTTTCTGCAAAGCGTGTAGAAAGCCAGCCAGCAGGATCCAGTGCGGGATGCATCTTCAAAAATCCTAAGGAGATTCCTGCAGGGAAATTGATCGATGAGCTTGGGTTAAAAAATCTATCCATCGGTAAAGCACGAGTTTCCGATGAGCATGGTAATTTTATTGTCAATGATGGAGGGGCTACGGCAAAAGATATTTTAGAACTTATTGCTTTGATCAAAAAGGTGGCACTTGAAAAAAGAGGGATAGCCTTGGAAACTGAAGTGGTGATTTTAGGAGAAGAATGA